CCCAAGATCATCGATTCTATCCGTGCACAGATTGGACATACCGCATTACAGGTGAAATGTAACTCAAGTCTTGCACCAAAACTACCTCATCAGGAGACAACAATGGGTCATTTCTTTGGAAATCTATTCAAAGCTCGAACTTTTcagaatttcaagttaatcagATCTTACTCTTGAGACATCTCCTCCTCTTTTAAGTAGATATATTTGTACAGGAATATCAGATATTAAACCAAAAGATATACATAGGGGGAAAACACTGTAAATATTTAGCTTCTCCCTTGCTTGGTTACCAATGCCCTGATACtgcaaaggaaaagaaaaaacatcaGCCAGTCACTACACTGTAAAAGTTACTGCTGGTATTTGTATATCTTCACTGTCTATTGTAAGTAACATTTGTATAGTTTAATAAAAACATGGCTAGAAGTTTGTATAGAAGCATGgtgtgaaaatattttaaaatcaactctaATGCAAACCGGATGGTTTATAAAGGGATTTTATTCTCAAAAGGCGCCTCGCACCAAGACAGTATTCCTGAGTTTTTGTATAAAGGGATGATTGTTTTCCAATGATAAAACGATTATTAGTCTATTATCAGGATCGATCGATCGATCGATCGATCAATCATCTTTCTCCCATATAGCATTTGCCCCCATGTCTTTAGCTGTCTCGTAACTCTTTTCTGATCCAGTCATGAGAACAGTGACTGACTTAACAACTAGAATAGGCCGAGCATTGATCTCCGCATCCAACCATGCAACCCCAAATCCGACTTGGACTCCGTCTCTCGAACAGACCCTTCTCCGACTTGGTTGTCGTGAGTCGCTGACTCCGTCACTTGTCGCTCGTGTCATCGACTCCTTCCCCTTCACTCACTATTCTCTTGCTCTCGGCTTCTTCAACTGGGCCTCTCGGAAACCTGGATTTTCCCATGATTCAATATCTTATCAGTCAATTCTCAAATCTCTCTCGTCTTCCCGCCAATTTAATGCCATTGAAGCCCTCTTAAAGCAAGTCAAAGCTCAGAAACTCTCTCTTGACCCCTCGGTTTATCGCTTTATAATTAGTTCTTTGATCAAAGGAAAGAAAACCCAGAACGCAATCTGGGTTTTTAATGAAGTGAACTCTTTGAGTGCAGAGCTGGGATCTGAATTATGTAACTCACTTTTGGCTACTTCAGTTTCAGATGGTTACTTTGTTGAGTCCCAGAAAGTGTTTGATGAAATGTTTCAGAAAGGTATTGTTTTTAATACAATTGGGCTTGGTTTGTTTATTTGGAGTACCTGTAAAAATGGTGAATTGAGTAAAGTTTTGAGTTTGTTAGATGAAGTGAAAAAAGGAAGTTCTTGGGATGTTAATGGATCAATCATCGCAGTTTTGGTAGTTCATGGACTTTGTTTCTCATCAAGAGAATCAGAGGCTTTTTGGGCATTGGATGAGTTGAGGAGCAGGGGTTGCAAGCCTGATTTTATAGCTTATAGCATTGTAGCAGAAGCGTTCAGAATGACCAACAATGTGGTTGAGAGGGAGTTggttttgaagaagaagagaaagctAGGTGTGGCTCCAAGGAGTAATGACTATAGAGAGTTTATCTTAGGGCTGATCCTGGAGAGGCGGATAAGTGAAGCAAGGGATTTAGGTGAAGCCATTGTGAGTGGGAATTTTCCTATTGAAGATGATGTTTTGAATGCATTGATAGGATCAGTTTCCAGGATTGATCCTGGTTCAGCAATCatgtttttgaatttcatgGTTGGGAAAGGGAGATTACCCACTTTGTCAACCTTGAGTAATTTGAGTAAGAATTTATGCAAGCGTAGCAAGGGTGATGAATTATGGGAAGTTTACCAGGTTTTGTTTTCACATGGTTATTTCTCGGATTTGGAGAGTTACAATGTGATGGTTTCATTCTTCTGCAGGGCTGGGAGATTAAGGGAGGCTTATAAGGTTCTTCAGGAGATGAAGACAAAAGGGTTAAGCCCAAATGTCTTGTTTTACAATCATCTTATGGAAGCATGTTGTAAAGAAGATTTGGTGCGTCCTGCCAAAAGGCTGTGGGATGAGATGTTTGCAAGTGGGTGCCCAGGAAACTTGAGTACATACAATATCCTCATTGGAAAGCTCTCACAGATAGGGGAAGTTGAAGAGGCTACGCGCCTTTTTCGTCATATGGCAGAGAAAGGGGTAACACCGGATGCTACAACATATACAGCTCTTCTCGAAGGACTTTGTCAAGAATCAGATTTTAAATCCGCTTTTGAAATCTTCAATAAATCTGTTGAACAGGATGTGAGGCTTGCACAAACAATATTGGGCACTTTTGTCATACATCTCTGCAGAAAAGGTAATGTTCCAAACCTTATCATACAGGTTACATATTCATTTAGAAATTAACATGGTTTAACAAACATGGTATGGTTCTTGCAGGTCAGTTTCCTGTTGCTTCTAAGTTGCTGTGTGTTCTAAATTCTGATATAGCTCATTCAGATACCCATGTCGTTATGCTGAAATGGTTAGCTGATGCTAAAGAGATTCAATTAGCGATTAAACACATACAACGGGTTCGAGGTACCTCACCTTCAATTTTGCAAGTTATATTCAGCAAGCTTGCTGCCTCTGTTTCTTCTACTTCGGGACCAAACTCTACTGAGCAGTTGCTTCAAGCAATACAGGAGGAAGGTCCGGTTGGTTGCAAAATTTACTAGCAAGAGCAAGTATATGCTATGGAACCCCCCACTTAATCGTAAAATAGAACTCAAAAAGGGGTAGGGAGCAAATCCATAAGAGAGATACTGCTTGATAGCTTTTTACTCTTATTTATTCTTATTGTCAGCAGTTTTCTTAAGAATTTTGCCTTCAGGtattcaatcatttttcctCCCCATCATTTTCCTTTGTTATTTTCTCTTCCTTTTCTGTATTGTTGTAGATATCCAAATGTTCATTTGCAGTCGGAActtattttagggtaaattattgaaatagttaattttgtttgacttagttacatgtttttttttgtatacgtgacaaataaaaaggatatgtttcatatttgtttatttgtatattataagCAACCAACAATGACAAGCAGGCTTAGAGGTTGATGTTTtcatctcttcttcttcttttcttttctatgtgttttcttcttctcttctcttctcctttctaatggtaacaaaaaaaaaaaaaaaccacaatTGTTGCTTGTttttaaactgaaaaaaattgggttttaggataaaattttgtattctattttcaaaaagaaatttaacttTTCTCATGACATTCACGTTGgcatttaaaatctattttaattatcacgTCGAGCTGTCATTTGAGAGGTAACAGATCTGTAACAGCGCACCCAGCCTAAATGTTATGGCTAGATCTTAAGATATTACGCTTCCCGTttgaaaacccaaattaaaatctaattttggAAATCGTGtgatctaaaaatattattttttgaaaatacttTTACATGTTTTTCTTTATTAGAAAATCATACGCAAAACCTATTTATTTTACGGAAAAGCATTTAATTTGATACGTTGTGTTTCAGTGAAGATTTTGgagttaataatttgaaaaacgTAATTTCGATAAATGAAAACGTATAACTTTGTCGATTGTACATATTCTGAAActtttgttattaactttcgtAAAACCCATTTCAAATTTGCAGCGAGAAA
The sequence above is a segment of the Gossypium raimondii isolate GPD5lz chromosome 4, ASM2569854v1, whole genome shotgun sequence genome. Coding sequences within it:
- the LOC105780229 gene encoding pentatricopeptide repeat-containing protein At5g14080, which produces MRTVTDLTTRIGRALISASNHATPNPTWTPSLEQTLLRLGCRESLTPSLVARVIDSFPFTHYSLALGFFNWASRKPGFSHDSISYQSILKSLSSSRQFNAIEALLKQVKAQKLSLDPSVYRFIISSLIKGKKTQNAIWVFNEVNSLSAELGSELCNSLLATSVSDGYFVESQKVFDEMFQKGIVFNTIGLGLFIWSTCKNGELSKVLSLLDEVKKGSSWDVNGSIIAVLVVHGLCFSSRESEAFWALDELRSRGCKPDFIAYSIVAEAFRMTNNVVERELVLKKKRKLGVAPRSNDYREFILGLILERRISEARDLGEAIVSGNFPIEDDVLNALIGSVSRIDPGSAIMFLNFMVGKGRLPTLSTLSNLSKNLCKRSKGDELWEVYQVLFSHGYFSDLESYNVMVSFFCRAGRLREAYKVLQEMKTKGLSPNVLFYNHLMEACCKEDLVRPAKRLWDEMFASGCPGNLSTYNILIGKLSQIGEVEEATRLFRHMAEKGVTPDATTYTALLEGLCQESDFKSAFEIFNKSVEQDVRLAQTILGTFVIHLCRKGQFPVASKLLCVLNSDIAHSDTHVVMLKWLADAKEIQLAIKHIQRVRGTSPSILQVIFSKLAASVSSTSGPNSTEQLLQAIQEEGPVGCKIY